One window from the genome of Malus domestica chromosome 01, GDT2T_hap1 encodes:
- the LOC114819562 gene encoding acid beta-fructofuranosidase 1, vacuolar isoform X2 — translation MDSNNTSYTPLPGEDPSAAVPPPTHRRPLKVFAVTFSSVIFLLSLVTLIIHQGPGAPPKTVPEQPDHDHRHQQPAASTSPEPRSFSVPRGKLEGVSAKSSPYFSEEASYNWTNAMFSWQRTAFHFQPEHNWMNDPDGPLFYKGWYHLFYQYNPDSAVWGNITWGHAVSTDMIHWLYLPLAMVPDRWYDANGVWTGSATILPNGEIMILYTGSTNDSVQVQNLAYPANLSDPLLLDWIKYKGNPVLTPPSGIGSTDFRDPTTAWIGPDGKWRITIGSKINTTGISMVYTTTDFINYELHDGVLHEVPGTGMWECVDFYPVSINGTKGVETSVNNDGVKHVLKASLDDTKLDHYAIGTYFIENETWVPDDPTIDVGIGLRYDYGRYYASKTFYDQNKERRILWGWINETDTATDDLEKGWSSLQTIPRTVLFDSKTGTNLLQWPVEEIEDLRLNSTEFTDVLVEAGTTVPLDIGTATQLDILVDFEIELLGTEESVNGSSGCGDGAADRSTFGPFGILALADETLSEFTPVYFRVTNSTDGDVTTYFCADELRSSRAPEVFKQVYGGEVPVLDGETYSARVLVDHSILESYAQGGRTVISSRVYPTEAIYGAARLFLFNNATGMNVKATLKIWQLNSAFIHPFPLDQV, via the exons ATGGACTCCAACAACACTTCCTACACTCCCTTGCCGGGAGAAGACCCCTCCGCAGCCGTCCCTCCGCCGACTCATCGCAGACCCCTTAAGGTTTTTGCCGTCACATTCTCCTCGGTCATATTCCTCTTGTCATTGGTCACGTTAATAATCCACCAAGGACCGGGAGCGCCACCAAAGACAGTGCCAGAACAACCAGATCACGACCACCGCCACCAGCAGCCGGCAGCTTCAACTAGTCCAGAACCGAGGTCGTTCTCAGTGCCTAGGGGAAAACTAGAAGGCGTATCGGCCAAATCGAGTCCATATTTTTCAGAGGAAGCTTCGTATAACTGGACGAATGCTATGTTTTCTTGGCAACGAACTGCCTTCCATTTCCAACCAGAACACAATTGGATGAATG ATCCTGATG GTCCATTGTTTTACAAGGGATGGTATCACCTATTCTACCAGTACAATCCGGACTCAGCTGTGTGGGGAAACATCACATGGGGCCATGCAGTATCAACGGACATGATTCATTGGCTCTACCTCCCGCTCGCCATGGTCCCCGATCGATGGTACGATGCGAACGGGGTGTGGACCGGGTCCGCCACCATACTCCCTAATGGCGAAATCATGATTCTGTACACCGGAAGCACCAACGATTCCGTGCAAGTACAGAATCTCGCCTACCCCGCCAACCTATCGGATCCCCTCCTTCTTGATTGGATCAAGTACAAGGGTAATCCGGTTTTGACTCCGCCATCAGGAATCGGATCCACGGATTTTCGTGACCCCACAACCGCGTGGATCGGTCCCGATGGCAAATGGCGCATTACCATTGGATCAAAAATCAACACAACCGGCATTTCAATGGTGTACACCACAACCGATTTTATAAACTATGAGCTCCATGATGGGGTCTTGCATGAGGTCCCGGGTACGGGTATGTGGGAGTGCGTGGACTTTTACCCGGTTTCTATAAACGGGACCAAGGGTGTGGAAACGTCCGTAAACAACGACGGAGTTAAGCACGTGCTGAAGGCTAGTTTGGATGACACAAAATTGGATCACTACGCAATTGGGACTTACTTTATAGAGAATGAGACATGGGTGCCCGATGACCCGACTATCGACGTCGGTATCGGGTTGAGGTACGACTATGGAAGGTACTATGCATCAAAGACATTTTACGATCAAAATAAGGAGAGAAGGATCTTGTGGGGTTGGATTAATGAAACGGATACTGCAACTGATGATTTGGAGAAGGGCTGGTCCTCGCTTCAG ACCATTCCAAGGACTGTGTTGTTCGATAGCAAAACTGGAACCAATTTGCTTCAATGGCCAGTGGAGGAGATTGAAGACTTGAGATTAAACAGTACCGAGTTTACTGATGTTTTGGTTGAAGCTGGAACAACTGTGCCACTTGATATTGGAACGGCTACACAA TTGGACATACTCGTCGACTTTGAAATTGAATTATTGGGTACAGAGGAGAGTGTGAATGGGAGTTCAGGGTGTGGCGATGGTGCTGCAGATAGGAGCACATTCGGACCCTTTGGCATTTTGGCTCTTGCAGATGAAACTCTTTCCGAGTTCACCCCAGTTTATTTCCGAGTTACCAACTCGACCGATGGGGACGTCACAACTTACTTCTGCGCCGATGAATTGAG GTCCTCCAGGGCTCCTGAAGTCTTCAAACAAGTTTATGGAGGCGAAGTTCCTGTGTTGGATGGTGAAACATATTCTGCTAGAGTATTG gttgatcattcgaTCCTGGAAAGCTACGCGCAAGGGGGCAGGACGGTAATTTCATCGCGGGTTTACCCAACAGAAGCAATCTATGGAGCAGCAAGGCTGTTCTTGTTCAACAATGCAACAGGAATGAATGTCAAGGCTACCCTCAAGATCTGGCAGCTCAACTCAGCCTTCATTCATCCATTCCCATTAGACCAGGTTTAA
- the LOC114819562 gene encoding acid beta-fructofuranosidase 1, vacuolar isoform X1: MVGPLFYKGWYHLFYQYNPDSAVWGNITWGHAVSTDMIHWLYLPLAMVPDRWYDANGVWTGSATILPNGEIMILYTGSTNDSVQVQNLAYPANLSDPLLLDWIKYKGNPVLTPPSGIGSTDFRDPTTAWIGPDGKWRITIGSKINTTGISMVYTTTDFINYELHDGVLHEVPGTGMWECVDFYPVSINGTKGVETSVNNDGVKHVLKASLDDTKLDHYAIGTYFIENETWVPDDPTIDVGIGLRYDYGRYYASKTFYDQNKERRILWGWINETDTATDDLEKGWSSLQTIPRTVLFDSKTGTNLLQWPVEEIEDLRLNSTEFTDVLVEAGTTVPLDIGTATQLDILVDFEIELLGTEESVNGSSGCGDGAADRSTFGPFGILALADETLSEFTPVYFRVTNSTDGDVTTYFCADELRSSRAPEVFKQVYGGEVPVLDGETYSARVLVDHSILESYAQGGRTVISSRVYPTEAIYGAARLFLFNNATGMNVKATLKIWQLNSAFIHPFPLDQV, encoded by the exons ATGGTTG GTCCATTGTTTTACAAGGGATGGTATCACCTATTCTACCAGTACAATCCGGACTCAGCTGTGTGGGGAAACATCACATGGGGCCATGCAGTATCAACGGACATGATTCATTGGCTCTACCTCCCGCTCGCCATGGTCCCCGATCGATGGTACGATGCGAACGGGGTGTGGACCGGGTCCGCCACCATACTCCCTAATGGCGAAATCATGATTCTGTACACCGGAAGCACCAACGATTCCGTGCAAGTACAGAATCTCGCCTACCCCGCCAACCTATCGGATCCCCTCCTTCTTGATTGGATCAAGTACAAGGGTAATCCGGTTTTGACTCCGCCATCAGGAATCGGATCCACGGATTTTCGTGACCCCACAACCGCGTGGATCGGTCCCGATGGCAAATGGCGCATTACCATTGGATCAAAAATCAACACAACCGGCATTTCAATGGTGTACACCACAACCGATTTTATAAACTATGAGCTCCATGATGGGGTCTTGCATGAGGTCCCGGGTACGGGTATGTGGGAGTGCGTGGACTTTTACCCGGTTTCTATAAACGGGACCAAGGGTGTGGAAACGTCCGTAAACAACGACGGAGTTAAGCACGTGCTGAAGGCTAGTTTGGATGACACAAAATTGGATCACTACGCAATTGGGACTTACTTTATAGAGAATGAGACATGGGTGCCCGATGACCCGACTATCGACGTCGGTATCGGGTTGAGGTACGACTATGGAAGGTACTATGCATCAAAGACATTTTACGATCAAAATAAGGAGAGAAGGATCTTGTGGGGTTGGATTAATGAAACGGATACTGCAACTGATGATTTGGAGAAGGGCTGGTCCTCGCTTCAG ACCATTCCAAGGACTGTGTTGTTCGATAGCAAAACTGGAACCAATTTGCTTCAATGGCCAGTGGAGGAGATTGAAGACTTGAGATTAAACAGTACCGAGTTTACTGATGTTTTGGTTGAAGCTGGAACAACTGTGCCACTTGATATTGGAACGGCTACACAA TTGGACATACTCGTCGACTTTGAAATTGAATTATTGGGTACAGAGGAGAGTGTGAATGGGAGTTCAGGGTGTGGCGATGGTGCTGCAGATAGGAGCACATTCGGACCCTTTGGCATTTTGGCTCTTGCAGATGAAACTCTTTCCGAGTTCACCCCAGTTTATTTCCGAGTTACCAACTCGACCGATGGGGACGTCACAACTTACTTCTGCGCCGATGAATTGAG GTCCTCCAGGGCTCCTGAAGTCTTCAAACAAGTTTATGGAGGCGAAGTTCCTGTGTTGGATGGTGAAACATATTCTGCTAGAGTATTG gttgatcattcgaTCCTGGAAAGCTACGCGCAAGGGGGCAGGACGGTAATTTCATCGCGGGTTTACCCAACAGAAGCAATCTATGGAGCAGCAAGGCTGTTCTTGTTCAACAATGCAACAGGAATGAATGTCAAGGCTACCCTCAAGATCTGGCAGCTCAACTCAGCCTTCATTCATCCATTCCCATTAGACCAGGTTTAA